The following are encoded in a window of Castanea sativa cultivar Marrone di Chiusa Pesio chromosome 5, ASM4071231v1 genomic DNA:
- the LOC142633716 gene encoding uncharacterized protein LOC142633716 yields the protein MEVKPTVALRAILVGGLAAFAKIAGVMKAAGGAKIGAAAAAMTAAATAAVSTKKEQKDESKQPSK from the coding sequence ATGGAAGTAAAACCAACAGTTGCCCTGAGGGCTATACTTGTAGGAGGACTAGCAGCATTTGCAAAAATAGCTGGTGTAATGAAGGCTGCAGGTGGTGCAAAGATAGGTGCAGCGGCTGCCGCCATGACAGCAGCAGCAACCGCAGCTGTGTCAACAAAGAAGGAACAAAAGGATGAGTCTAAGCAGCCTTCGAAATGA